In Elaeis guineensis isolate ETL-2024a chromosome 1, EG11, whole genome shotgun sequence, a genomic segment contains:
- the LOC105036033 gene encoding agamous-like MADS-box protein AGL62, with the protein MVRKPSMGRQKIDIKRIESEEARQVCFSKRRAGLFKKANELSILCGAEIGVIVFSPAGKPFSFGHPSVDSIIDRFLFGSPSPTTLPSADPRMPVAREMMVVHEFNQQYTVLTALLETEKRKKAVLEEAVRVKQAGEAALWGANIEELSLGELESLHKSFERLRRDVAMRADQLVIEAAHTRSSSVAAAGSFVPPPPLGVNLGFGRGVEGSMALPPPTFFGYGRGPF; encoded by the coding sequence ATGGTGAGGAAGCCGAGCATGGGCCGTCAGAAGATCGACATCAAAAGGATTGAGAGTGAGGAGGCCCGCCAGGTGTGCTTCTCGAAGCGCCGCGCCGGGCTCTTCAAGAAGGCCAACGAGCTGTCCATCTTGTGTGGCGCCGAGATCGGTGTCATCGTCTTTTCCCCCGCAGGCAAGCCGTTCTCCTTCGGCCACCCCTCCGTCGACTCCATCATCGACCGCTTCCTCTTTGGCAGCCCCTCCCCTACGACTCTGCCGTCCGCCGACCCCCGCATGCCGGTGGCGCGCGAGATGATGGTCGTCCACGAGTTCAATCAACAGTACACGGTGCTCACGGCCTTGCTGGAGaccgagaagaggaagaaagcggTGCTCGAGGAGGCCGTGAGGGTGAAGCAGGCTGGGGAGGCCGCCTTGTGGGGCGCAAACATTGAGGAACTCAGCCTGGGGGAGCTCGAAAGTCTGCACAAGTCCTTTGAGAGGCTGAGGAGGGACGTGGCGATGCGCGCCGACCAGCTCGTCATAGAGGCCGCGCATACTCGCAGCTCCAGCGTCGCAGCGGCAGGTAGTTTtgttcctcctcctccccttgGTGTCAATCTAGGCTTTGGTCGTGGGGTGGAGGGGAGCATGGCGCTTCCTCCTCCCACTTTCTTTGGTTATGGCCGTGGGCCCTTTTAG